From Chitinivibrionales bacterium, the proteins below share one genomic window:
- a CDS encoding YXWGXW repeat-containing protein, giving the protein MGFKKPVCSVVLSWALFAATCAIFCGCVETVYIRTPPPPIPYYEQPYCPGPGYLWVPGYWAYGPDGYYWVPGMWEISPRVGWLWTPGYWGWSDGVYIWHSGYWGRHIGYYGGINYGYGYSGVGYVGGYWRDNEFYYNSAVTRVNVTVVSNTYSTSVVENRAPVAVVSYNGGKGGVVSSPTNEEFAAAREQHIAATPLQRQHVRAAGRTPELLASKNQGQPRPDLLAKRLAPVPAKAKIAKPKPPRKNKQKHPDNRTDSKPPRDEAR; this is encoded by the coding sequence TCATGGGCGCTGTTTGCCGCAACCTGCGCGATCTTTTGCGGGTGCGTTGAAACGGTTTACATCCGAACGCCGCCGCCGCCGATTCCTTATTATGAACAGCCGTATTGTCCTGGCCCGGGGTATCTTTGGGTTCCGGGATATTGGGCATATGGCCCGGACGGTTATTACTGGGTTCCCGGCATGTGGGAAATTTCCCCCAGGGTCGGTTGGTTATGGACACCGGGCTACTGGGGGTGGTCTGACGGCGTATATATCTGGCATTCCGGGTATTGGGGAAGACATATCGGATATTACGGCGGAATAAATTATGGCTATGGTTATTCGGGGGTGGGATACGTTGGCGGATACTGGAGAGACAATGAATTCTACTATAACAGCGCGGTAACAAGGGTAAACGTGACCGTGGTAAGCAACACGTATTCTACTTCCGTTGTGGAGAACAGGGCTCCTGTCGCCGTTGTGAGTTATAACGGCGGAAAGGGCGGCGTCGTCTCATCGCCGACAAACGAGGAATTCGCTGCCGCACGGGAACAGCACATTGCCGCGACCCCCCTGCAGAGGCAGCATGTCCGGGCCGCCGGCAGGACACCGGAGCTTTTGGCTTCAAAAAACCAGGGACAGCCTCGCCCAGACCTGCTTGCCAAAAGGCTGGCCCCGGTCCCTGCAAAAGCCAAGATTGCAAAACCAAAGCCACCCCGCAAGAACAAGCAGAAGCATCCCGACAACAGGACTGATTCAAAGCCGCCTCGCGATGAGGCGAGGTGA
- a CDS encoding right-handed parallel beta-helix repeat-containing protein: MQIQKNLTGRCLLVLLSLFSFSNASARYVSSSASGAQDGSYAHPFSTIQAAADSTVPGDTVYIMNGTYTNSWPTGEVVNITRSGSAAAWIVYAAYPGHKPKLQFNGWGGIYITGASYIEINGLEIAGNNASMDSATAYAVRADGNNCLTSGNGIMSYQTGSSPYPHHIAIRKCVVHDCGGGGISTQTTDYITIEENTVYNNAWYSPYDCSGISLGWNYSFDDDTTDYKVFVRRNRCYANKNCMPAIQGGSVPTDGEGIIIDIQDGTAGNVPAYNGRMLLENNVVFNNGGDGITLFKTNHVDVINNTAYMNDQTAAINRGQIFPNQGRNTRIINNIMVAPPGRNVMQDCCPNANLTVDYNIFWSASGTPSSSLIGKTGSHDKKADPRFANPSLDPVTANFHLQAGSPAIDSGTSANAPSVDFDGNARPAGAGIDIGAYEYGSGSGVVRPAHVPASSASPLMSVKLNRRTETMNIKLAARGDVEIVKLNGSRVATLKNIGDAEWNPGNVSGALYFVNVTINGKCMVAKLVSVK; this comes from the coding sequence ATGCAGATCCAAAAAAACCTTACGGGCCGTTGCCTGCTGGTTCTTCTCTCGCTTTTTTCCTTTTCAAACGCCTCGGCACGCTACGTTTCCTCTTCCGCAAGCGGCGCCCAGGACGGCTCATACGCGCACCCGTTTTCGACCATACAGGCCGCGGCCGATAGCACGGTTCCCGGCGACACCGTTTACATCATGAACGGCACCTATACCAACAGCTGGCCCACCGGCGAAGTGGTCAACATTACGCGTTCGGGCTCGGCTGCGGCGTGGATCGTGTATGCGGCGTATCCGGGCCATAAGCCGAAACTGCAATTCAACGGCTGGGGCGGGATTTACATCACCGGTGCGAGCTACATCGAAATAAACGGGCTCGAAATAGCCGGGAACAACGCCAGCATGGATTCCGCCACCGCCTACGCGGTGCGTGCCGATGGCAACAATTGTTTGACATCAGGCAACGGCATCATGTCGTATCAGACCGGTTCGTCTCCGTATCCGCACCACATTGCCATCCGTAAATGCGTCGTCCACGACTGCGGCGGCGGCGGGATCTCCACGCAGACCACCGATTACATCACCATCGAGGAAAACACCGTATACAACAACGCATGGTATTCTCCGTACGATTGCAGCGGCATATCGCTCGGCTGGAATTACAGCTTTGACGATGACACGACGGACTACAAGGTATTCGTCCGCCGCAACCGCTGCTATGCGAACAAGAACTGCATGCCCGCGATTCAGGGCGGGAGCGTTCCCACCGACGGGGAAGGCATCATCATTGACATACAGGACGGGACCGCGGGCAATGTGCCCGCGTACAACGGCCGGATGCTGCTTGAGAACAATGTCGTGTTCAACAACGGCGGAGACGGCATAACGCTTTTCAAGACGAATCACGTGGACGTTATCAACAACACGGCCTACATGAACGATCAGACCGCCGCGATAAACCGCGGCCAGATCTTCCCGAACCAGGGCAGGAACACCAGGATCATCAACAACATCATGGTCGCGCCCCCGGGAAGAAACGTAATGCAGGACTGCTGCCCGAACGCCAATCTGACGGTTGATTACAATATTTTCTGGAGCGCGTCCGGAACCCCCTCGTCTTCACTGATAGGAAAAACCGGATCGCATGACAAGAAAGCTGATCCGCGGTTTGCAAACCCTTCTCTTGATCCGGTGACCGCGAATTTTCACCTGCAGGCCGGAAGCCCTGCCATAGATTCAGGCACTTCCGCAAATGCGCCTTCCGTCGACTTTGACGGAAATGCGCGGCCCGCGGGAGCGGGAATTGACATAGGCGCCTATGAGTACGGATCAGGTTCCGGGGTGGTAAGGCCTGCTCACGTTCCGGCATCGTCGGCGTCACCGCTCATGTCCGTGAAGTTGAACCGGCGCACCGAAACGATGAACATAAAACTGGCGGCGAGGGGAGACGTTGAAATAGTAAAGCTAAACGGATCACGTGTGGCGACGTTGAAAAATATAGGAGACGCTGAATGGAATCCGGGGAATGTAAGCGGCGCTTTATATTTTGTCAATGTTACGATAAACGGCAAATGCATGGTCGCGAAATTGGTGTCCGTGAAATAA
- the glgP gene encoding glycogen/starch/alpha-glucan family phosphorylase yields MESLKLSYHRYLRYFLAKDDTTATPYDKFLALSYAVRSELVDRWIETQRRYHGSELRRIYFFSMEYIFGRSLRQNVLSLDIEEDVAAMAKEFGFSTDELYEEEDSFDLGNGGKARLAACLQDAMAAAGLPAMAYGLRYDYGQFRQCIENGAQVERPYDWLHKGHPWEIVRPQYSCVVNYYGRAENARRPDNPLAGEWKDAERVVAVPFDFPVAGFKNCTVNTLRLWSAEAAEEFLPDYANHQDYLRACEDKSRTGTITKVLFPDEDVLRATELRLKQQFFLVSASLHDILRRFKQTNESLAQLGEKVAIQLNGSNCALAVPELMRCLVDLENIPFRRAWDITTKVFAYTSNAVSRDHLEAWPVYLMNQVFPRHMQIIYEINQLHLDKVREKIPFNNDLIRDLSLIAEGEVKRVKLGHLAALTSYVVNGVSVAQTGILKTAVFPEFMAIAPDKFLAKTNGVSHRRWLLCSNRPLGDLISKTIGDGWIKNPEELSNLEPHAGDAPLLEAAATIRLKAKKILAAYILAETGVEVDPEAMFDVQCKKIHLYKRQVLHVLNILSRYLRIKGGEALPVRRVHVFSGKAAPADQLAKQVIRLITIAADVINGDAQIGNAIKVVFLPDYGVSLAERIVPAADLSEQIATPGQEASGTGNTKFAINGGLLMASKSGSNIEIIERTGAENVFVFGRSAQELPSVNRYQPYDILSASPVLSGVFRLLQSLLEHLPQNTLSIRPLLSTLMDSDRYFVLLDFDDYVRRQNDADTLYTNKKEWTKRGLVNIARCGYFSIDRTTKEYARDIWRVNP; encoded by the coding sequence ATGGAATCGCTGAAACTTTCATACCACCGCTACCTCAGGTATTTCCTGGCAAAGGACGATACCACAGCCACGCCCTACGACAAATTTTTGGCATTGTCCTATGCGGTGCGGAGCGAGTTGGTGGACCGGTGGATCGAGACCCAGCGCCGTTACCACGGCAGTGAACTCCGGCGCATTTACTTTTTTTCCATGGAATACATCTTCGGCCGGAGCCTCAGGCAGAACGTGCTGAGTCTTGACATAGAGGAAGACGTCGCCGCCATGGCAAAGGAGTTCGGATTCAGCACCGATGAGCTGTACGAGGAGGAGGATTCGTTCGACCTCGGAAACGGCGGCAAGGCGCGGCTCGCGGCCTGCCTGCAGGACGCCATGGCTGCCGCGGGACTTCCGGCAATGGCGTACGGCCTGCGGTACGATTACGGCCAGTTCCGCCAGTGCATCGAAAACGGCGCGCAGGTGGAACGGCCCTACGACTGGCTCCACAAAGGGCACCCGTGGGAGATAGTGCGGCCTCAGTATTCCTGCGTTGTCAACTACTACGGCCGCGCCGAAAACGCCCGTCGTCCCGATAATCCCCTGGCCGGGGAATGGAAGGACGCGGAGCGGGTGGTGGCCGTGCCGTTCGATTTTCCCGTTGCCGGCTTCAAGAACTGCACGGTCAACACGCTGCGGCTGTGGTCGGCCGAGGCGGCCGAGGAATTTCTTCCTGATTACGCCAACCATCAGGACTACCTGCGCGCCTGCGAGGACAAATCGCGCACCGGCACCATCACCAAGGTGCTGTTTCCCGATGAGGACGTGCTGCGTGCCACCGAGCTCCGTCTCAAGCAGCAGTTCTTCCTGGTGAGCGCGTCTCTGCACGACATCCTGCGGCGGTTCAAACAGACCAACGAGAGCCTTGCCCAGCTCGGCGAAAAGGTCGCAATCCAACTGAATGGGAGTAACTGCGCGCTTGCCGTGCCGGAACTGATGCGATGCCTCGTGGATCTCGAAAATATCCCGTTCCGGCGGGCCTGGGACATTACGACCAAGGTGTTCGCCTATACCAGCAACGCGGTGTCGCGTGACCACCTTGAGGCATGGCCGGTGTACCTCATGAACCAGGTGTTCCCGCGGCACATGCAGATCATTTACGAGATAAACCAGCTGCACCTTGACAAGGTTCGGGAAAAGATCCCCTTTAATAACGATTTGATCCGCGACCTGTCGCTCATCGCGGAAGGCGAGGTGAAACGGGTGAAGCTGGGGCACCTTGCCGCCCTGACGTCGTATGTTGTCAACGGCGTGTCGGTCGCGCAGACGGGAATTCTCAAAACGGCCGTGTTTCCGGAATTCATGGCCATTGCGCCGGACAAGTTCCTCGCGAAAACCAACGGTGTTTCGCACCGCCGCTGGCTCCTGTGTTCCAACCGGCCCCTCGGCGATCTTATTTCAAAAACCATCGGCGACGGATGGATAAAGAATCCGGAAGAGCTCTCGAACCTCGAACCGCATGCCGGCGATGCGCCGTTGCTGGAAGCGGCGGCGACCATCAGGCTCAAGGCGAAAAAGATCCTTGCCGCGTACATTCTGGCGGAAACGGGCGTCGAAGTCGATCCCGAGGCGATGTTCGATGTCCAATGCAAGAAAATCCATCTTTACAAACGCCAAGTGCTGCACGTGCTCAACATCCTGTCGCGGTACCTCAGGATCAAGGGCGGGGAGGCCCTGCCGGTGCGCAGGGTCCACGTTTTTTCCGGCAAGGCGGCGCCGGCCGACCAGCTCGCGAAGCAGGTGATACGCCTCATCACCATCGCGGCCGATGTCATCAACGGCGACGCGCAGATCGGCAACGCGATCAAGGTCGTGTTCCTGCCCGATTACGGCGTTTCACTCGCCGAAAGAATAGTCCCTGCCGCGGACCTGTCCGAGCAGATCGCCACGCCGGGGCAGGAGGCGAGCGGCACCGGCAATACGAAGTTCGCGATCAACGGCGGGCTGCTCATGGCCAGCAAGAGCGGCTCCAATATCGAGATCATCGAACGAACGGGCGCCGAGAATGTCTTCGTGTTCGGCAGGAGCGCCCAGGAACTCCCTTCTGTCAACCGTTACCAGCCGTACGACATTCTGTCCGCCAGCCCCGTCCTTTCCGGCGTTTTCAGGCTGCTGCAGTCACTGTTGGAGCACCTGCCCCAGAACACGCTCTCCATCCGGCCCCTGCTGTCCACCCTCATGGACTCCGACCGGTATTTCGTGCTTCTGGACTTCGACGATTATGTCAGGAGGCAGAACGATGCCGACACCCTCTACACCAATAAAAAAGAATGGACCAAGAGAGGGCTTGTCAATATCGCGCGCTGTGGTTATTTTTCAATCGACAGGACAACCAAGGAATATGCGCGCGATATCTGGAGAGTAAATCCGTAA
- the ptsP gene encoding phosphoenolpyruvate--protein phosphotransferase — translation MVKKEEKLTGITIVPGKGLGIAYFVGRGVEQPSKVSISRQEIGDQIMRFNEVREKAKKDYTKLASRADSSVPPSILPIYGQIIDDPSFIGQVVETISTKLYDLETSIQVVLNDLVKRFNAADTPYLKERSGDIVEVCEKLISYLYEDDGRTKGFMEPVVLVVLRTFTPSDILSYDKSKIRAVISASGGKTSHAAIIARAYSIPVVSGIRDLQNCVYPGDQLYVDADKGVVYVRPSPTVVSRAPKQREHQEELDKLQAKWQRPVYTRDGIHIEVLANVSLPEDADEAARYGADGIGLVRTEYLLSNRKSFPDEQSQLEYYEKIFSKAGSKHCVVRVMDIGGDKVPEFFDMPPEFNPFMGWRAIRILLERRELFESQLAAIMKAGKKRNYSIMIPMVTTLQEWLEAKSIIVQMAEKLNVKMPQCGVLFEVPLAILEMNMFMKEIDFASIGTNDLIQYLSAADRNNSKVNYLYNPIEPAFLRIIKNAINVSKDNGKPLSICGEMAGNAFHTTLLVGLGLKRFSVIPRTIPILKELISRISFAEAAESVSHVDSFDSTEDVAKWLKNLNKRLLGDVMERLPVTAEV, via the coding sequence ATGGTCAAAAAAGAAGAAAAGCTCACCGGCATCACCATCGTTCCGGGAAAAGGGTTGGGCATCGCCTATTTTGTTGGACGGGGCGTTGAGCAGCCGTCAAAGGTTTCCATCTCCCGCCAGGAAATCGGCGACCAGATCATGCGGTTCAACGAGGTCCGCGAAAAGGCAAAAAAAGATTACACCAAGCTCGCATCAAGGGCTGATTCGTCAGTCCCGCCATCAATTCTGCCCATTTACGGCCAGATCATTGACGATCCCTCTTTCATAGGCCAGGTGGTCGAAACCATTTCCACCAAGCTGTATGATCTCGAGACTTCGATACAGGTGGTGCTGAACGACCTTGTCAAACGGTTCAACGCGGCGGATACCCCGTATCTGAAGGAACGGAGCGGGGACATTGTCGAGGTGTGCGAAAAGCTCATTTCATACCTCTACGAGGACGATGGCAGGACAAAGGGGTTCATGGAGCCCGTGGTGCTCGTGGTGTTGCGGACCTTCACCCCGTCGGACATCCTGTCATATGACAAGAGCAAGATCCGGGCGGTGATAAGCGCCAGCGGCGGTAAAACCTCGCACGCGGCGATCATCGCGCGCGCCTATTCGATCCCGGTCGTTTCGGGCATCAGGGACCTGCAGAATTGCGTCTATCCCGGTGACCAGCTCTATGTTGACGCGGACAAGGGCGTCGTTTACGTCCGGCCGAGCCCGACCGTGGTGAGCAGGGCGCCCAAGCAGCGGGAGCACCAGGAGGAGCTTGACAAACTGCAAGCAAAGTGGCAGCGGCCGGTGTACACGAGGGACGGCATACACATCGAGGTGCTGGCCAACGTCTCCCTTCCCGAAGACGCGGACGAGGCGGCCCGCTACGGCGCCGACGGCATCGGGCTGGTACGCACCGAATACCTGCTCTCGAACCGGAAAAGCTTTCCGGACGAGCAGTCGCAGCTTGAATATTATGAAAAAATTTTCTCGAAGGCGGGAAGCAAACACTGCGTCGTGCGGGTGATGGACATCGGCGGGGACAAGGTGCCGGAATTTTTCGACATGCCGCCGGAGTTCAATCCGTTCATGGGGTGGCGTGCCATCCGTATCCTGCTCGAACGCAGGGAGCTTTTCGAATCGCAATTGGCCGCGATCATGAAGGCGGGAAAGAAGCGGAATTATTCCATCATGATCCCCATGGTCACCACGCTGCAGGAATGGCTTGAAGCAAAAAGCATCATCGTCCAGATGGCGGAAAAACTCAACGTGAAGATGCCGCAATGCGGAGTTCTGTTCGAGGTCCCATTGGCAATACTCGAGATGAATATGTTCATGAAAGAGATTGATTTTGCATCGATTGGCACCAACGACCTCATCCAGTATCTGAGCGCCGCCGACCGTAACAATTCCAAAGTGAACTATCTGTATAATCCCATCGAGCCTGCGTTTCTGCGCATCATTAAAAACGCCATCAACGTGTCAAAAGACAACGGCAAACCGCTTTCGATTTGCGGCGAGATGGCGGGAAACGCGTTTCACACGACCCTGCTGGTCGGACTCGGATTAAAAAGATTCAGCGTGATTCCAAGGACGATTCCCATTTTGAAAGAACTTATTTCCCGCATCAGTTTTGCCGAGGCGGCGGAAAGCGTGTCCCACGTCGATTCGTTTGATTCAACGGAAGATGTCGCGAAGTGGCTCAAGAATCTGAACAAGCGGCTGCTGGGCGATGTGATGGAGCGACTGCCCGTGACCGCGGAAGTGTAA
- a CDS encoding alpha/beta hydrolase family protein, with amino-acid sequence MNKSFKAVIVTPGEYRAGVNKFSVIYLLHGYSNDYSSWSKISPLEEYADSFHLIFVCPDGNYNSWYIDSRVKTGSKFDTYISKEVIAFIDSAYRTWSLEKGRVIIGSSMGGHGATTLLAKHPDLYCGAGSISGIMDLSEFPGEWDLAEVLGGYAANASSWTSNSFFSLCEKLAGKNKTLILDCGTSDFALPCNRKTHQKMLALNIAHEYFERPGGHTPFYARKALGIHVKYFSGILLKPGK; translated from the coding sequence ATGAATAAAAGCTTCAAGGCAGTCATCGTAACTCCCGGAGAATACAGGGCCGGCGTCAATAAGTTTTCGGTGATCTACCTTCTTCATGGATACAGCAACGATTATTCATCGTGGTCAAAAATCTCCCCGCTTGAGGAATATGCGGATAGTTTTCATTTGATTTTTGTCTGTCCAGACGGCAATTACAATTCCTGGTATATTGACAGCCGGGTAAAAACAGGGTCGAAATTCGACACTTACATATCAAAAGAGGTCATTGCGTTTATTGACAGCGCTTATCGCACTTGGTCACTTGAAAAAGGACGGGTCATTATCGGCTCGAGCATGGGCGGCCACGGCGCGACAACACTGCTTGCAAAACACCCTGATCTCTATTGCGGCGCGGGAAGCATCAGCGGAATCATGGACCTCTCGGAATTTCCAGGCGAGTGGGATTTGGCTGAAGTTTTGGGCGGTTATGCCGCTAACGCCTCTTCATGGACGAGCAATTCCTTCTTTTCGCTCTGCGAAAAATTGGCGGGCAAAAACAAAACGCTCATCCTTGACTGCGGGACATCCGATTTTGCGCTGCCGTGCAATCGCAAGACGCATCAAAAGATGCTCGCGCTCAACATCGCCCACGAATATTTTGAACGGCCCGGAGGCCATACGCCGTTTTATGCGCGAAAGGCACTCGGCATCCATGTCAAATATTTCAGCGGGATATTGTTGAAGCCGGGGAAATAA
- the folE gene encoding GTP cyclohydrolase I FolE, which produces MNHQRPFFLRARSAELRINRGCLQNIYYEITIFDIHRHTFRGKSMEDAIKKIIVAIGEDPRREGLRNTPRRVRLSLEYLMQGYRENPCDILKKAIFTESCDHMIIVRDIEVYSMCEHHMLPFFGKCHIGYIARNKVYGVSKLARLVDCYARRLQVQERLTQQIASCLMKPIKAEGVGVVIEAQHLCMMMRGVTKQNSKMITSAMLGSFRSQNATRNEFLKLIGMERS; this is translated from the coding sequence ATGAATCACCAGAGGCCATTCTTTCTCCGGGCCCGTTCGGCCGAATTGAGGATTAATCGAGGGTGTCTTCAAAATATATATTATGAAATAACAATATTTGATATTCACCGCCATACTTTTCGAGGGAAATCAATGGAAGATGCCATTAAAAAAATCATCGTCGCCATCGGAGAAGATCCGAGGCGCGAAGGGCTCCGCAACACGCCCCGTCGTGTAAGATTATCTCTGGAATACCTGATGCAGGGATACCGGGAAAACCCCTGCGACATCCTCAAAAAAGCGATATTCACGGAATCATGCGACCACATGATCATCGTGCGCGACATTGAAGTGTACAGTATGTGCGAACACCACATGCTCCCCTTTTTCGGAAAATGTCACATCGGCTACATCGCAAGGAACAAGGTGTACGGCGTGAGCAAGCTCGCGCGGTTGGTCGACTGTTATGCTCGAAGGCTGCAAGTGCAGGAGCGGCTCACCCAGCAGATCGCGTCGTGCCTCATGAAGCCCATCAAAGCCGAAGGCGTGGGCGTGGTGATAGAAGCACAGCACCTTTGCATGATGATGCGGGGGGTCACCAAGCAGAATTCAAAGATGATCACCTCGGCCATGCTCGGCAGCTTCAGGAGCCAGAACGCGACGAGAAATGAGTTTTTGAAGCTGATCGGAATGGAAAGAAGTTGA
- the larE gene encoding ATP-dependent sacrificial sulfur transferase LarE translates to MDKLEHLKRIIGKYKSAVVAFSGGADSTFLAWACKTVLGDKVMLVTAHSKTYPESELEGTKKTAKLLGLNHRVIVSEEIDIPGFSDNPPNRCYYCKSELFSKIKAIAAKEGYDAVFDGSNSDDLKDYRPGRKALSELGIISPMVEAGLTKDVIRSYSKSAGLPTAAKPSFACFASRFPYGEKITEQKLSRVGESECILREMGFTQFRVRSHGDLARIEFIQNEMDRGWSMRAQIEEKLKQNGFTYVAIDTKGYRTGAMNEALKQSERK, encoded by the coding sequence ATGGATAAACTCGAACATCTTAAACGGATCATCGGCAAATATAAATCGGCCGTGGTCGCATTTTCGGGCGGCGCCGACAGCACGTTTCTCGCATGGGCGTGCAAAACAGTGCTCGGCGACAAGGTAATGCTCGTTACCGCACATTCAAAGACCTATCCCGAATCCGAACTCGAGGGTACAAAAAAAACGGCAAAACTGCTGGGTTTGAATCACCGCGTCATCGTATCGGAGGAAATAGACATTCCGGGATTTTCGGACAATCCGCCGAACCGGTGCTATTATTGCAAAAGCGAGCTGTTTTCCAAAATTAAAGCGATCGCGGCAAAGGAGGGCTATGACGCCGTGTTCGATGGCAGCAACAGCGATGATTTGAAGGACTACCGGCCCGGCAGAAAAGCACTCAGTGAGCTCGGCATCATTTCGCCCATGGTCGAGGCCGGCCTCACCAAGGATGTAATCCGTTCATATTCGAAAAGCGCAGGCCTCCCCACCGCCGCCAAGCCATCGTTTGCCTGTTTCGCCTCGCGATTTCCCTACGGCGAAAAAATAACGGAACAGAAACTTTCCAGAGTCGGGGAGTCCGAGTGTATTTTGCGGGAAATGGGGTTCACGCAATTCAGGGTCCGCAGCCATGGCGACCTTGCCCGCATCGAATTCATCCAAAACGAAATGGACCGTGGCTGGTCCATGCGTGCGCAGATTGAGGAAAAACTGAAGCAGAACGGTTTTACCTATGTGGCGATTGACACAAAAGGATACAGGACAGGCGCGATGAACGAGGCGCTGAAACAGTCTGAGCGGAAGTAA
- a CDS encoding STAS/SEC14 domain-containing protein yields the protein MAGQQKFTMELDEKLQIIRNHVFGELDENLARMLTDAVAKIEPRLKNPDKVRILVFLNIGGKGTSSGRKILVENIKRPRFYRMAIVGSNPYMRALGAFILVAMGINKLKLFSNERDAIQWLNE from the coding sequence ATGGCAGGCCAACAGAAATTCACCATGGAATTGGACGAAAAGCTCCAAATAATCCGGAATCATGTTTTTGGCGAGCTTGACGAAAACCTTGCGCGGATGCTTACCGATGCGGTAGCTAAAATAGAGCCCAGGCTTAAAAATCCGGACAAGGTGAGGATCCTTGTTTTCTTGAATATAGGCGGCAAGGGGACGTCCAGTGGCCGTAAGATACTCGTGGAAAACATAAAACGTCCGCGCTTTTACAGAATGGCAATTGTCGGCAGCAACCCTTATATGAGGGCATTGGGTGCCTTTATTCTTGTTGCCATGGGAATAAACAAGCTGAAGCTTTTTTCAAACGAGAGGGATGCAATACAATGGCTGAATGAGTGA
- a CDS encoding STAS/SEC14 domain-containing protein, whose amino-acid sequence MSGTNNYRVLLDEKEQVIRQYIEGAVDEAEAMDIQTKTGEAIPLLKNPDQVKLLIFTTTLGKTTPKARRIFYENVKRPALQKVAVIGTSALVKAFITFVLIISNSKKVRLFTAEQEALQWLHE is encoded by the coding sequence TTGTCCGGTACTAACAATTACAGGGTGCTTCTCGATGAAAAAGAGCAAGTCATCCGGCAATATATCGAGGGCGCGGTTGACGAAGCCGAGGCCATGGATATACAGACCAAAACCGGGGAGGCGATCCCGTTGCTCAAAAATCCCGATCAGGTCAAGTTGCTTATTTTCACTACGACCCTGGGAAAAACAACGCCGAAGGCCAGAAGAATTTTTTATGAAAACGTAAAAAGACCGGCATTGCAAAAGGTCGCAGTCATCGGGACCAGCGCACTTGTAAAAGCGTTCATTACGTTTGTACTCATCATCAGCAACTCGAAAAAGGTGAGATTGTTTACCGCCGAACAGGAAGCATTGCAGTGGCTCCATGAGTGA
- a CDS encoding STAS/SEC14 domain-containing protein: MPKEKDAPGKARYTVQFDEKLQIIRQEIEGELTEEDARALSAASSALVDASKDPGKVRILIKHANFIRTPSKARKIFMNDLKRSNLYRIAVVGQSPGIKAILFFLSLATGLNKMKMFSNEREAVRWLFE; encoded by the coding sequence ATGCCGAAGGAAAAAGATGCACCGGGGAAAGCCCGTTACACCGTGCAGTTCGACGAAAAGCTCCAGATCATTCGGCAGGAAATCGAAGGTGAACTGACCGAGGAAGACGCCCGTGCCCTATCGGCGGCGAGTTCGGCGCTTGTCGACGCCTCGAAAGATCCGGGCAAGGTGCGGATTCTCATCAAACATGCAAATTTCATCAGGACGCCGTCGAAGGCGCGGAAAATATTCATGAACGATCTGAAGCGAAGCAATCTTTACAGAATTGCCGTCGTGGGACAGAGTCCCGGTATAAAGGCGATACTTTTTTTTCTTTCCTTGGCCACCGGCCTTAACAAGATGAAAATGTTCAGCAATGAACGGGAAGCGGTACGCTGGCTGTTTGAATAG